The Corynebacterium jeddahense genome has a window encoding:
- the purE gene encoding 5-(carboxyamino)imidazole ribonucleotide mutase produces the protein MSQPVVGIIMGSDSDWDTVAPAAEVLAEFGIPFEVGVVSAHRTPEKMLAYAKEAHTRDLQVIIACAGGAAHLPGMVAAATPLPVIGIPRALDTLDGLDSLLSIVQMPSGVPVATVSIGGAKNAGLLAARILGASDPGLRRAMVDYQARLSAEVERKDEALRRRLMGE, from the coding sequence ATGTCACAGCCGGTTGTCGGCATCATCATGGGTTCGGACTCGGACTGGGACACCGTCGCGCCTGCGGCGGAGGTGCTCGCCGAGTTCGGCATCCCGTTCGAGGTGGGCGTGGTCTCCGCGCACCGCACCCCGGAGAAGATGCTCGCCTACGCGAAAGAGGCGCACACGCGTGACCTGCAGGTGATCATCGCCTGCGCGGGCGGCGCCGCCCACCTGCCGGGCATGGTCGCGGCCGCAACGCCGCTGCCCGTCATCGGGATCCCGCGGGCGCTGGACACGCTCGACGGGCTGGACTCGCTGCTGTCCATCGTGCAGATGCCGTCCGGCGTGCCGGTGGCCACCGTCTCCATCGGCGGGGCGAAGAACGCCGGGCTGCTGGCGGCGCGCATCCTCGGCGCGTCCGACCCCGGGCTGCGGCGCGCGATGGTGGATTACCAAGCGCGGCTGAGCGCCGAGGTGGAGCGCAAGGACGAGGCGCTGCGCCGGCGTCTCATGGGTGAATAG
- a CDS encoding YdcF family protein — MNSPIVVLGARIIDGRPSRMLKFRLRTALEVWRREPAPVVVSGYEEAGVMAAWLAAHGVPETSIVLEPLAESTNENLERSRALFPDVPYLTVVTSGFHVPRTKVWAWHLGIPVRMVAAPTPKASRKRNYARELVALPHSAARVAWRRFVRRALGR; from the coding sequence GTGAATAGCCCGATCGTCGTGCTCGGCGCCCGCATTATCGACGGGCGCCCGTCCCGCATGCTCAAGTTCCGGCTGCGCACGGCGCTCGAGGTGTGGCGCCGTGAGCCAGCGCCCGTGGTGGTCAGCGGGTACGAGGAGGCCGGCGTCATGGCCGCGTGGCTGGCCGCGCACGGGGTGCCGGAGACCTCGATCGTACTCGAGCCGCTTGCAGAATCCACGAACGAGAACCTGGAGCGATCCCGGGCGCTGTTTCCGGACGTGCCGTACCTCACCGTCGTGACCAGCGGGTTTCACGTCCCGCGCACGAAAGTGTGGGCGTGGCACCTGGGCATCCCGGTGCGCATGGTGGCGGCACCGACGCCCAAGGCGTCGCGGAAGCGCAACTACGCCCGCGAACTCGTCGCGTTGCCGCACTCGGCGGCGCGCGTTGCGTGGCGACGCTTCGTGCGCCGCGCGCTCGGGCGGTAG
- a CDS encoding TIGR03089 family protein, whose protein sequence is MSMLAPLLHNDPASPRLTVYDDARGVRMDFSAQTLDNWASKVANMLDEEFDLAPDADILVDLPVSWQAAVIALGALNSSRTPRIDASGAPSPTPPPDLVFTTLEGADRWSDVPDCVVVSEDPFGRGVVESGGELPVGTVDFGPTVRFYGDAYFGESPQLGDFARDDVPAERTLVQRWQDARDFMESVLAPIAAGGSVVVVAGLVSAERLQEIASAEKVTQFIEEM, encoded by the coding sequence ATGAGCATGCTCGCACCGCTTCTGCACAACGATCCGGCATCCCCGCGCCTGACCGTCTACGACGACGCGCGCGGGGTGCGCATGGACTTCTCCGCGCAAACGCTCGACAACTGGGCCAGCAAGGTCGCCAACATGCTCGACGAGGAATTCGACCTCGCCCCCGACGCCGACATCCTCGTCGATCTCCCCGTCTCGTGGCAGGCGGCCGTCATCGCGCTCGGGGCGCTCAACTCGTCGCGCACCCCGCGTATCGACGCCTCCGGAGCCCCCTCCCCAACCCCACCACCGGATCTCGTCTTCACCACCCTCGAAGGCGCCGACCGCTGGAGCGACGTGCCGGACTGCGTTGTCGTCTCCGAGGACCCGTTCGGGCGCGGCGTCGTCGAGTCCGGCGGCGAGCTGCCCGTCGGCACTGTCGATTTCGGCCCGACCGTCCGCTTCTACGGCGACGCCTACTTCGGCGAGAGCCCGCAGCTCGGCGACTTCGCGCGCGACGACGTGCCCGCCGAGCGCACCCTCGTGCAGCGCTGGCAAGACGCGCGGGATTTCATGGAGTCCGTCCTTGCGCCCATCGCCGCCGGCGGCTCCGTCGTCGTGGTCGCGGGCCTCGTTTCCGCGGAGCGGCTGCAGGAAATCGCCTCCGCGGAGAAGGTCACCCAGTTCATCGAAGAGATGTAA
- a CDS encoding AbgT family transporter produces the protein MTDATEPTTPTSTTPTQPSDTDPPRRASATDKVLAGIEKVGNALPEPFTLFLLLFLITGIISTAMAWAGAEVQVPGSDDIRQIKGLFTKEGLAWFTVNIGENYVGFPPLAYVLPIILAVGIAERSGMLSALIRSLFGSANTVVLPYAVGIIGVSASLIADPAFIVIPPLAAMVFQAAGRHPVAGLLGGFASVGAGYATSLLPGSLDALFAGITNSVMESLPGIETNEVTVVSNYWFNLASASILGFLAGFIIDKILEPRLRKLGVPDAMVEGDDGMSRDRDGNEISAELAPNERRGLRATLWATLVLTIITVVAVLVPNSPWRNEDGGFLPDSPLMESSVFLVVMYFVVMGLAYGAAAGTVKSVTDMTDMMGEAMKDMIGFLILAFILGQFIALFNWSGIGTFTAVKGAQALESAGISGFGAIVAFVVLASCLNLLIISGSALWTLMASVFVPMFALLGFDPAFVQAAYRVGDSATQIITPLNPYIIVVLSQLRRYEPKAGVGTLMSRLIVFTVPFWLFWLALLFVWYQFDLPLGPGSSIFL, from the coding sequence ATGACTGACGCGACAGAACCAACCACGCCCACCAGCACCACGCCCACCCAGCCCTCGGACACCGACCCGCCACGGCGGGCAAGCGCCACCGACAAGGTTCTCGCCGGCATCGAGAAGGTCGGCAACGCGCTCCCCGAGCCGTTCACGCTCTTCCTCCTGCTGTTCCTCATCACCGGCATCATCTCCACCGCCATGGCCTGGGCCGGCGCCGAGGTGCAGGTCCCGGGCAGCGACGACATCCGCCAGATCAAGGGCCTGTTCACCAAGGAGGGCCTCGCCTGGTTCACCGTCAACATCGGCGAGAACTACGTCGGCTTCCCGCCGCTCGCGTACGTTTTGCCCATCATCCTCGCCGTCGGCATCGCGGAGCGTTCGGGGATGCTCTCGGCGCTCATCCGCAGCCTGTTCGGCTCCGCAAACACAGTGGTCCTGCCCTACGCCGTGGGCATCATCGGGGTGTCCGCCTCGCTCATCGCGGACCCCGCCTTCATTGTCATCCCGCCGCTCGCCGCGATGGTATTCCAGGCCGCCGGGCGCCACCCCGTCGCCGGGCTGCTCGGCGGCTTCGCGTCCGTCGGCGCCGGCTACGCCACCTCTCTCCTGCCCGGCTCCCTCGACGCCCTGTTCGCCGGCATCACCAATTCCGTCATGGAGTCGCTGCCGGGCATCGAGACCAACGAGGTCACGGTGGTGTCCAACTACTGGTTCAACCTCGCCTCGGCGAGCATCCTCGGCTTCCTCGCCGGCTTCATCATCGACAAGATCCTCGAGCCGCGCCTGCGCAAGCTCGGCGTGCCCGACGCGATGGTCGAGGGCGACGACGGCATGAGCCGCGACCGCGACGGCAACGAGATCTCCGCCGAACTCGCCCCCAACGAGCGGCGTGGCCTGCGCGCCACCCTGTGGGCCACGCTCGTGCTCACCATCATCACGGTCGTGGCGGTGCTCGTCCCCAACTCGCCGTGGCGCAACGAGGACGGCGGCTTCCTGCCCGACTCCCCGCTCATGGAGTCCTCCGTCTTCCTCGTGGTGATGTATTTCGTCGTCATGGGCCTGGCGTATGGCGCGGCCGCCGGCACCGTGAAGAGCGTCACCGACATGACCGACATGATGGGCGAGGCGATGAAGGACATGATCGGCTTTCTCATCCTGGCGTTCATCCTTGGCCAGTTCATCGCGCTGTTCAACTGGTCCGGCATCGGCACCTTCACCGCGGTGAAGGGCGCGCAGGCGCTCGAGAGCGCGGGCATCTCCGGGTTCGGCGCGATCGTCGCCTTCGTCGTCCTCGCGAGCTGCCTCAACCTGCTCATCATCTCCGGGTCGGCGCTGTGGACGCTCATGGCTTCCGTCTTCGTACCGATGTTCGCCCTGCTCGGCTTCGACCCCGCCTTCGTGCAGGCCGCCTACCGCGTAGGCGACTCCGCCACCCAGATCATCACCCCGCTCAACCCGTACATCATCGTCGTCCTCTCCCAGCTTCGGCGTTACGAGCCGAAGGCCGGCGTCGGCACGCTGATGTCCCGACTTATCGTGTTCACCGTGCCGTTCTGGCTGTTCTGGCTCGCGCTGCTGTTCGTCTGGTACCAGTTCGACCTGCCGCTCGGACCGGGCTCGTCGATCTTCCTCTAG